The following is a genomic window from bacterium.
AAGGAATCGTGGCAGGAATGGACCGACTCGGGCGAGGAGGTCTTGTGGGACGCGGCAGTCGGAGACGGAATCTCCTGATGCGTCGCGGCGAAATCCGGATCGTCGACTTCAACCCCGCCCTCGGGTCCGAGGCGAGCAAGCTTCGCCCGGCGATCGTGGTCAGCAACGACGACTCCAACCGAGCGGTTGAGCACTTGGGGCGAGGCGTCGTGACCGTCGTACCACTGACATCGAACGTCCGACGTGTCTATCCCTATCAGGTGTTCCTTGGTGCGTCGGAGACAGGTCTGCGTTCCGATTCCAAGGCTCAGGCTGAACTGGTGCGCTCGGTGGCGACCGAACGGGTCGGTCGGCGGCTCGGTGTCCTGCCCGTTGACCTATTGGATTCGCTCAACGAGGCTCTCCGGCTTCACTTGGCGCTCTGAGCGGGTGCTGTCGTAGGGGGCGGTCATAATGTCCGCGGCGCGGTCTCGCCCGCGCCGCAGGAGGTCTCCCGCATGGTGATGAGCAACAGCGAGCGCATCGGTCGGGCGCTCGACCTGGTGCGCGACGGGCTGGGCCCGGCCTGCGCGGCTGCCTGGGAGGGGTTCTACGGCCCCGACTGGCCCGGCGAGGTGAACAGGCGGCTGCACAGCCCGGCGGGCAACCCCAGCGCCGGTGATGTGTCGTTCGTGTTCAAGGGTGTGAAGGCCACGTGGGGCGAGGTGTTCGGCCACGGCTTCGGCCCGGCAGTCCGGTCGCTGGTCTTCGAGTTGGCCGAGGTGCGCAACCGTTGGGCGCATCAGGAGCCGTTCAGCAGCGACGACACCGCCCGCGCGCTGGATTCCATGGAGCGGGTGCTCGAAGCGTTCGGCGACACCGCAGAGCGTCACAGGATCCGGGAGCTGCGCCGCGGGCTGATGCGGCAGATGTTCGAGGAGGAGTCCCGCGCGGAGCGTCGTAGGACGGCGGCGAAGCCCACGGAGGGTCAACCTCAGGCGGGTCTGGTGCCGTGGCGGGAGATCGTCGCGCCTCACGCTGACGTGCGGGAGGGTCGTCTGGAGCAGGCGGAGTTCGCCGCCGACCTGTATGAGGTGGTGCAGGGCAGCGCCGACGCAGAGTACGGCGACCCGCGGGAGTTCTTCGCCCGCACCTACCTCACGCAGGGGTTGCGCGACCTCCTGTTGGGGGCGGCGCGGCGGCTATCGGGCGAGGGTGGCGACCCCGTGATCGAGTTGCAGACCAACTTCGGGGGCGGCAAGACCCACAGCATGATCGCCCTGTACCACCTGGCGTCACCGGCGGCGGCCAGCGACCTGCCCGGGGTTGGCGAACTGCTCAGCGAGGCGGGCGTGTCACTCCCGGAGCAGGTTGCGCGGGCAGTGCTGGTGGGCCACGTGATATCCCCGGGCGCGCCGCTGCCCGCCGAGGACGGCATCGAACTGCGCACCATGTGGGGCCACTTGGCCTACCAACTCGGGGGCCGGGACGGCTACGAGATGGTGCGCGCCGACGACGAGGCCGGAACCAACCCGGGTGCGGCGCTGCGGGAGTTGTTCGAGCGGTTCGGCCCGGCGGTGGTGCTGATCGACGAGTGGGTGGCCTACGCCCGCCAACTGCGCGACGGGCACATCGACGGAGCGGACACTGCCGGCGGCGATCGAGACGGCGGCAGCGGTGGGCGGCGCCTGCCCGGCGGCGATTTCGACACGCAGTTCACGTTCGCGCAGGCGCTGACCGAGGCGGCCGCGGCGGTGCCGAACGTGGTGGTGCTGATCACGGTGCCCGCGTCGGACATCGAGGTGGGGGGCGACCGGGGGCGCACGGCGTTGGAGCGGCTGAAGAACGTGGTGACGCGCACGGCGGCGCAGTGGCAGCCGGCGTCGCCGGATGAGTCGTTCGAGATCGTGCGGCGGCGGCTGTTCGATCCGGTCCCGCCGGAGCGGGCGAAGGTGCGTGACGGCGTGGTCCGGGCGTTCAGCGGGATGTACCGGGACGGGTCCGGCGAATTCCCGTCGGGCGTGGGCGAAGTCGACTACCGCAAACGGATGGAGTTGTCGTACCCGATCCATCCAGTGTTGTTCGACCGGCTCTTCGGCGACTGGTCGGCGCTGGACAAGTTCCAGCGCACCAGGGGCGTGCTGCGGCTGATGGCCCTGGCCATCTCGCAGCTCTGGCAGCGCGGCGACCAGTCATTGCTGATCATGCCCGCCAACCTGCCGATGGACTCCGGCACGCTCGTGAGTGAGATGAAGAAATACCTGGAGGAGGGCTGGGACCCGGTCATCAAGTCCGACGTGGACGGCCCGAACTCCCTGCCGCTGCGGATCGACAACGACACGCCGCACTTCGGGCGCCTGTCGGCCGCCCGGCGCGCCGCCCGCACGGTCTACATGGGCTCGGCGCCCCGGCCCGACGCCAAGCGGGGCGTGGACCTGCGCTCGGTGGTGCTGGGGTGCACCCAGCCCGGCGAGCCGCCCGGCCAGTTCGCCGACGCACTGAAGCGGCTGTCGGGCGAGGCGACGCACCTGTACGTGGACGGCAACCAGTACTGGTACTCCCTGCAGCCCAACGTCACCCGGATGGCCGCCGACCGGGCCGCGTCCAACTACACCGACCGCGACGCCGACGACGAAGCCAAACGGAGGCTCAATCGCCAGCGCGACCGGGGGAGCTTCGCCGCGGTGCAGGTGTTCGCCGATGCGCCCGGCGACGTGCCCGACAACGACGACGGCGTGCGACTGGTGGTCCTGGCGCCGGATGCCACCCACTCGACCGGTGACGAGAACTCGCCGGCGGTGGCGCTGGCGGAGCGGATCCTGGCGCAGCGCGAAGGCGGCCCGCGGTTGAACCGCAACATGCTGGTGTTCACGGCGGCGGCGGCGAACCGGCTCGGGGAACTGCGGGCGGCTGCCAGGTCGCACCTGGCGTGGTGCTCGATCGTCGACGACTCCGCATCGCTCGATCTGACAGCACACCAGGCGAGCCAGGCCCGGACCAAGCAGTCCGACACCTCCCAGCAGGTCGACGCCCTGATCGCCGAGACGTTCACCCAGGTGCTGATCCCCACGCAGAAGCCGGGCACCCCCGGCGTGGACTGGCAGACCGCCAGAGCGAGCACCGACGGCGACATCGGCGCCCGCGTGAGCCGCAAGCTCGCCAGCAGCGAAGAACTGATCGCCCGCCTCGGCGGCGTCCGAGTACGCATGGACGTCGACCGCTACGACCTCTGGTCCGGTCGGGGCGACATCTCCGTGCGGGAGCTGTGGCAGACCTACGCCCGCTACCCGTACATGGCCCGCCTGAGTTCCTTCGATGTCCTTACCCACGCCATCAGCGATGGCACCGCCAACATGAACTGGACGCAGGACACCTTCGCCTACGCCGAAGACCACGACGGTGAGAAGTGGGTGGGCATCCAGAAGGCGCAGCATGTCGCGGCGAGTCCCGGCGGGCTGCTCATCTACCCGGACTTCGTGCCGACGCCGGCGCCACCGGCGGACGAGGATGAGCCCAGCGCCGAGGGCGAAAACGGCGACGCAGGTGAGCTGGGCGGCGCCGATGCAACCCGACCAGAGGAACCAGGTCCGGCTACGCCCAGAGCCACGCAGTTCTACGCCCAGTTCGACCTCGACCCAGTCCGCGGAATCAAGCAGCTAGGCCAGATCCTCGAGCACGTCAGCGCTCGCCTCGGGTCCGACCTCGAACTCTCCCTCGAACTCCGAGCCAACAAGCCCGACGGATACGACGACGCCACCCAACGAATCGTCTCGGAGAACGCCACCAACCTCGGAGCAGAGGCAAGCGAGTTCGAGTAGGCGCCGGCGTCGGTCGCAGATGCTGGTCGGTGTGCTGATCGTTGGATTCCGGCCTGCGCCGGAATGACGTCGGGTGCGGGCGCCGGCGTCGGTTGGAGATGCTGGTCGGTGTGCTGGTCGTTGGATTCCGGCCTGCGCCGGAATGACGTCGGGTGCGGGCGCCGGCGTCGGTTGGAGATGCTGGTCGGTGTGCTGGTCGTTGGATTCCGGCCTGCGCCGGAATGACGTCGGGTGCGGGCGCCGGCGGTAGCGGGGTGGGGGAGTCGGCGTGGGGGCGGTCAATCGCAGACGGTGACGCGGGGGACGCAGAGAGCGGGCGGCCCGGGCGTTGGGCTCGGTGGCTCAGCAGGCTCGTCGATGGCCGGCGAAGCGGACGTGGCGGCACCTTCGGGGAGGCGGGGGCCGCCGGCGTGGGGGTCTCCGGGGCGCAGCTCGCCGCGGAACCAGGGGCCGACGATGTAGGGGAATACGTCGGTGAAGCTGCCGTCGCCGTTCTGGATGCGGGTGATGTGGTAGTGGTAGCCCAAGTCGTCGTGGGAATGGCCGTTGAAGGCGTCGAGGGCGTGCGGCGCCCCGTCGTCGAGGCTGATGTCGAACCAGTAGTCCTCGAAGAACGCGCCTGCGGGCACATCAGCGGTGTCGGGTCCCGGGGCGGGCGCCGGCACCGTGCCCGCGCCGGGGTCCAGCGGATGGGACAACAGGCACGTCCGGCGCCCGGCGTCAGCGCACCCTGTTGCCGATCCCACCGTGTCGTAGTCCCGGAGCCTCCAGGAGCTGCGCGCCAGGAGTTCCAGGTCGGCCCAGGGGCCGTGCACCGGGTAGCCGTCGGCGGCGAAGCCGTAGACGGGGGAGTGGCGGGCGCTGTCGTCGCCGAGGTGCAGCGCCAGGCACTCCGGGTAGACGTGCGGCGCCGACTCGTCGGCGGCGGGTCCGGCACAGGAGAACCCGTCGTCGCTCACCGCACCGGGCGCCACGTTGTGCCAGGCGCCCTCGCCGCGGTAGGACCCGCCGCCGCTCCAACCGAGGATGGGGGCGCCGGTCACCCACAGGCCGATCGGCGCCGGACCGGTGGCCACCGGCGCCGACGCGGGGGACGGTTCGAGGGGGAACAGGCCCGCGACGACGTCTCTTCCGCCCGCCTCGTCCGCCACCTTCACGGCTACGAGGGGACCGTCTCCCGCCCGCAGCACTTCCACGGCGGTGGCTCGTACCGCCACCTCGGTCGGCGCCGGTGGCTCGGGTGTGCCTTCCAGCGCTATGAAGTCGCTTGTGTCCGCGGGTTCGTGGTCCTCCAGCAGGTCGAAGTGGTGGTTCCGCCGCCACCACCGTTCGGGCGCCTCGACGCTCGCTGCGGGCAGGGCCTCGGCGGGAACGAGCCAGGCGGACAATAGGGGTCCGCCCGCCCCCCGCTCGCCGGTGCCGGGAGCCCCTGAGGCTGCCGCACAGCCGGCGCCTGCCAGCAGCCCGGCGACGGCGAACACTCGCGAGCCGCGAGCGCAAGAGTCACGGAACCGCAACAGCCGCTTCCTGCCCCGCCGCGAGGCCGGTACACGACCCTCCGATGGCGATGAGCCAGCCGGCCATGGCTCTCACGCTAGTGACCGGCGCCCCCGGATCGGCCCCGCTGCGGACTGATCCGGCGGTCGGACGCCACCCCGGCATCCCTCGGTCACGTGCCTGCGGCCGGGATGTCACCTGCTGCGAGGCGGGGATCTACACTCGCCGCCGGCTGACCGGAGGGAGCGGACCGATGACCGAGAGTGCTCTGCCTGCTGACGAACAGACCTTCAGCGAGGTGCGCGACGGGATGCGCGTCGACTGGGACGTGCCCATCCCGATGGACGACGGCCTGGTGCTGCGCGCCGACGTGTACCGGCCCGACGACGACGGGCGCTACCCGGTGCTGGCGTCCTACGGCCCCTACGCCAAGGGACTGGCGTTCCAGGAGGGTTATCCCAGCGCCTGGAACCGGATGGCCGAAGAGCATCCCGACGTGGTGGCCGGCTCCACGAACAAGTACCAGAACTGGGAGGTCTGCGACCCCGAGAAGTGGGTGCCCGACGGCTACGTGTGCCTGCGCATAGACGCCAGGGGCTGCGGCCGTTCGCCCGGCTACATCGACCACTTCTCGCCGCGTGAGACCCAGGACCTCTACGACTGCATCGAGTGGGCCGCGGTGCAACCCTGGAGCGACGGAAAGATCGGGCTCTCGGGGGTGTCGTACTACGCCATGAACCAGTGGTCTGTGGCTTCCCGGCAGCCGCCGCACCTCGTGGCCATGATCCCCTGGGAGGGCGCCGCGGAGTGGTACCGGGACTCCACCCACCACGGCGGCATCGTCAGCACGTTCTGGGACAACTGGTACGACATGCAGGTCAAGACCGTGCAACACGGCCTCGGCACCCGTGGTTCGACCAATCCCAACACGGGGGAGCTGGTATCGGGTCCGCCCACGCTCAGCGAGGAGGAACTCGCCGCCAATCGCTGCGCCTTCGGCGGCGACATCATCGAGCACGCCTTCGACGACGATTACCACGCCGACCGCTCACCGGTGTGGGACAAAGTGGTGGTGCCGTTCCTCTCCTCGGCCAACTGGGGTGGCCAGGGTCTGCACCCGCGAGGCAACTTCGAGGCCTACACCCGGTCGGCATCACCCCAACGCTGGCTGGAGGTGCACGGCATCGAGCACTGGACCGAGTACTACACCGACTACGGGGTGAGGTTGCAGAAGCGGTTCTTCGGGCACTTCCTGAAGGGAACCGACACGGGCTGGGAGAGCCAGCCGCGGGTGCTCCTGCAGGTGCGCCACATGGATCGCTTCGTCGAGCGGGCCGAGGAGGACTGGCCGATCCCGCGCACCGACTGGCGCCGGATGTACCTGCACGCCAACGGGCAACTGCGCGTCAATCCCTGCGCCAAGACCGAGACGCTCTCCTACGAGGCGACGGGCGACGGGCTGACCTTCCTGACCGCGCCGACGACCGAGGAGACGGAGATCACCGGCCCGCTGGCGGCGAAGCTGTTCGTCTCGTCGTCGACGGTCGATGCCGACCTGTTCGTCGTGTTCCGGGTATTCGACCCCGACGGTGACGAGGTGACCTTCATGGGGGCGGTCGATCCGCACACGCCGATCGCCCAGGGATGGCTGCGGGCGAGTCACCGCAAACTCGATCCCGAACTCTCGCTGCCGTGGCGGCCCTACCACACCCACGCCGAGGCGGATCACCAGCCGCTGGTCCCCGGTGAGATCTACGAGCTGGACATCGAGATCTGGCCCACGTGCATCGTCGTGCCGCCAGGCTACCGGATCGGCTTCAGCGTGCGCGGCCGGGACTACGAGTACGGCGGCGACACCTCGGGCCTCATGCTGTCCAACTTCAAGAACGAGCTACGAGGCTGCGGGCCGTTCCTGCACAACGACCCCCGCGACCGCCCGCCGGAGATCTTCGAGAACGAGGTGACCCTGCACTTCAGCCCCGAGCACCGCAACCACGTCCTGGTCCCGGTCATCCCGCCCGCGTGAGCGGGTCCGGACGGGGCCACCGGTGGCGAGCCCGGCTCTCGCCTGCGTCATCGATTCGGACTTCGCCCCCGGCGTCCCCACCCTCGCGCGAGTCTGGGAAAGTCCGGGCGTCGCTGCCGGTGGCGCTCCGGCGGCCTAGGAATGGCCGCCTGCGCTGGCCCCCGGGATCGTCACCCTCGAGCGGGGTCTTGCGGGCGCCGCTCCGCTCAGCCGGCTGCTTGGGAGCCGCCGTCGATGGGCACCACGGTGCCGGTCATGTAGGCGGCGTCGTCGCTGCAGAGGAACGCCGCCACCGCGGCCACCTCGTCCGGTCTGCAGTAGCGCGCCAGCGGTACCTGGGAGGCGATGATCTCCCGTACTGCGACTGGATCATCGGGGTTCATACCCTGCTCGATGCTTCGGATCATGCGAGTGTCCACGGGCGCCGGTGCCACCGCGTTGACGCGCACGTCGAGTGGGGCGAACTCGAGCGCCGCCGTCCTCGTGAGACCGATGACGGCGTGCTTGCTGGCGACGTAGGCGCCCATTGTCGCAAGCCCGACCGTGCCCAGCCGTGACGCCGTGTTGACGATCGCCCCGCCGCCTGAGGTCGCGATCGCCGGACCCGCGTGCTTGATGCCCAGCCAGACGCCGCGGACGTTGACGTCCATCACGTGGTCGAAGCCGTCGGCGGGGCAGTCGACCAGCGAAGCGATCGGACCCTCGACGCCCGCGTTGTTGAACAGGGCGTCCACTCTTCCGTGAGTATCGAGCGTCGCCGCCACGTAGGCGGCCACGTCGCCGTCGGAGCGGACGTCGGCGGTGACCGTCGTGACCTCCCCGCCTTCGGCGGCTACCGCGGCAGCCGTGGCCTGGAGGTCGCTGCTTGCCAAGTCCACCGCCACGACGCTGGCGCCCTCGGAAGCGAAGCGCCGCGCCGCCGCCCGACCGATGCCGCCGGCCGCCCCGGTGATGATGACGACCCGATCCTCGAACCGTCGAGCCTGACTGTCTCTGCCCATTGACAGATCGTAGTGATCGCGGGACCCATCGCCAGCCGGCCGTCAAAGAGATCGTTGGCGCGCGCGGACAAGGCAGTAGTGTGGCGCGAAGATGCCGCTCGGCCGGCTCTGGGGGCTGTGGAACCTCCACACCGTGGCCCGCACGCACAACGTGCCTGCGGCCGCCCGGGGACGACGGCAGGCGTCCATTCCGAGGAGGAGCGAACATGTCGGACGAAAGCGGCCCGGAATGGTGCGACGTCGGCATCGCGGTGATCAGTCGCACCAACGCGATCGGCGTCGCGGCGATGGCCCGGTTCAATGCCCTCGCGGTCGGCGCACTGAGTTGGATCAACGCGATGGGCGTTGTGACCTTCGGTGCCGTGAACTCGATGGGCCTCGTCGCGATCGGCGGCGTGAACTCGATCGGCCTCGTCTCCATCGGCGGGGTGAACTCGATCGGCCTCGTCGCCATCGGGGGAGTGAACTCGATGGGTCTCGTGGCCATCGGAGGCCTGAGCGTCACCAGCATGCTGTAACCGGTCTCGGGGCGCCGGCGCGTGTCGGCGCGGAATCCCGGCCGGTCGTGCGGTCCGCCGCGCCCGCGCGGCCGTCGTCCGGCGGCGTCCGGTTGCGGGCTCTCTCCGGCCGAGCCGTCCCGGCTCCTCAGCCGTCGCCGAAACGGGCTGCGAACCAGGCCTTGGCCCGCACCAGCTCGGGGGCGCTGCTGCCGAGGCGCTCCGGCCAGGCCCCCTCCGGCCGCTCCACCGGCCCGGCCTCCACGGCCACGCGGCAGCGCTCCTCCAGGTACCACAGGCGCGTGGCGGCCTCCAGCAGGTCCGCTCCGGTGGCCACGCCGCCGTTGGCCAGAAGCAGCATCGACTTGTTCCCGCCCAGCGTGGCCGCCATGCGGTCGCCCGACTCGAGCGTGGTGATGAGGGCCAGGTCGTGGTGGACGGGCACTGTCTCGCCGGCCAGGCCGCCCATGCCGTGCAGGAGCGGGACCGGTTCGCCGCGCACGCCCCAGGCCGCCATGGCCGCGCCGTGGCCGCGGCAGACGGCGCCGACGTCGGGGCGCGCCCGGTAGATCCCAGCGTGGATGACGATCTCCAGCGGCTTGCCCGCAGGCGCGTCGATCGCCTCGCCCTCATCGTCGACGGTGAGGATCTCCTCGGCGGTGTGCGCGAGCAGGGGTGACGTGGATGTCATCAGGAAGCCGCCGCCATCGAGCCGCGCCGAGGCGTGGCCGAACCCCTCCACCAACCGGGCGGCCGCCATCATCCGCGCCGTCGCCGACACCTCGGCCTTGAGTCGTTCAATCTCGGAGTTCATCGCCCGCTCCCTACGCCGTCGGACCGAGGCGAGACTCTATTCCGTCAAGACCTGACAATCTTGACGAACGATCGCCGCCATCGGCCGATTCTCGTCCAAGATCAAGATCTCCTGAACGTGCCGACCGGCGCGACCCGGCTCGGGTGCGGTACCCTGCAACCAATCAAGGTACCTCTGATACGCGGTTAGCCATGTAATTGGCTAGGATCCCCCATCCGGACACAACATGACTACAAATACAACGAACTTGCTGACAGTGGCCGAACTTTCAGTTCTCGACAGCCAGGGTGTGCGCGGTGAGTTGATCAGGGGGGTGCTTACCGAGATGACGCCGGCAGGGCAGGAACACGGCGAGATCGTCACGAATCTCGTTGCGGCGCTGTTCAATTTCGTCAAGCCCCGCAGGCTGGGCCGGTTGACGGCCTCCGATGCCGGCGTCTGGTTGGAGCGGGACCCCGACACCGTGCGCGAGCCGGACATCGCCTACTTCTCCGCGGAGCGGATGCCGCCGGGGGTCCGTGTGACCGGCTATTCCGAGATCTCGCCCGACCTCGTCGTGGAGGTCGCCTCGCCGGGTGACAGTCGCCGGGAAGTCCGTGACAAGGCGCGGATGTGGCTGAGCCACGGCGTGCGCCTGGTGTGGGTGGTGGATCCCGACAACCGCACGGTGGATGTGCACCGCCCAGGCAACCCGGTCGTAGCGCTCGCCGCCGGCGACGCCTTGGACGGCATGGACGTACTCCCTGGCTTCTCCTGCCCCGTTAGCACCGTCTTCGACACATAGCCGCACCCTCACGCCGCAATCGAGCGGAGGGGAATCAAGGGTCTGCCGCTCAACTCTTGATCCGTCGTCCGCTGGTGGAGCGCGCCATCGGGGCGCGGGCGCCTCTCAGTAGCGGGTGATCTCGATCATGTTGCCCCACGGGTCGCGGAAGAAGATCTGCCGGTCGGCGGCCGGCGAGTTGGGCAACTCCCACCACTCCACGTCCGCCTCGGTGAGTTCGTCGGTCATCTCCTCGAGGTCGTCGACGAGGAACGCCAAGTGCCCATCGTTGGGTCGCAACTCGGCAGCGTCGTTCCGCGTGAAGCCGCCGGTCGTGAGATGGACCGGTGTGCCACCGGCGTCGAACCAGGCGCCCGGGAACCCGAAGTCGGGTCGGGGCAATGGCTCCAATCCCAGCAGGTCACCGTAGAACCACACTGCCTTTTCGATGTCGCCCACGCAGAGGCTGCCGTGATCCAACTTCGTCAGCTTCGCCATGATGACCTCCTTGTTCGGATCGTGCTTGTTCGGATCGTGCCGTTCGTGCTGTGCGTTTGCTCGGTGGTGATTGTCCCGCCGGGCGTTGCCGGCTCGTGGCGCTCGGCGGCCGCCGGTCTACTCGAACTCGATCGTCTTCGCCGGGAGACCGAGGGCGAGCTTGCCGACCGTCTCCAGGCAACGCTCGTTGGACGGCGGCATGACGAGGCCGGCCATGGCGTCGCGGAGGTAGCGCTCCATCGGGATGGAGCGGGCGAGGCCGCGGCCGCCCAGCAGGCGCATCCCCGAAGTCGTGATGGAGTGCGCGGCCTCGGTGGCGAGGTACTTGGCCTGGTTCAGCACGTAGGTCAGGGCCTCCGTGTCGAGCTCGCCGCTGAGGTACCCCAAAGTGTCGCGGGCACGGCGAGCGGCCTCCAGCTGCATGGACAGCTTGCCGATCTCCTGCCACGTGAAGGGATCCTCGCTCCGGGGCGGGCTGCCGTCCGAGCGGGGCGCCCGCATGGTGTTGACGCAGTACTCGAACGCCGCCTCCGCGATGCCGATGTACACGGCGGTGTACCCCACCGACCAGATGCTCAT
Proteins encoded in this region:
- a CDS encoding type II toxin-antitoxin system PemK/MazF family toxin, coding for MMRRGEIRIVDFNPALGSEASKLRPAIVVSNDDSNRAVEHLGRGVVTVVPLTSNVRRVYPYQVFLGASETGLRSDSKAQAELVRSVATERVGRRLGVLPVDLLDSLNEALRLHLAL
- a CDS encoding DUF499 domain-containing protein, translating into MVMSNSERIGRALDLVRDGLGPACAAAWEGFYGPDWPGEVNRRLHSPAGNPSAGDVSFVFKGVKATWGEVFGHGFGPAVRSLVFELAEVRNRWAHQEPFSSDDTARALDSMERVLEAFGDTAERHRIRELRRGLMRQMFEEESRAERRRTAAKPTEGQPQAGLVPWREIVAPHADVREGRLEQAEFAADLYEVVQGSADAEYGDPREFFARTYLTQGLRDLLLGAARRLSGEGGDPVIELQTNFGGGKTHSMIALYHLASPAAASDLPGVGELLSEAGVSLPEQVARAVLVGHVISPGAPLPAEDGIELRTMWGHLAYQLGGRDGYEMVRADDEAGTNPGAALRELFERFGPAVVLIDEWVAYARQLRDGHIDGADTAGGDRDGGSGGRRLPGGDFDTQFTFAQALTEAAAAVPNVVVLITVPASDIEVGGDRGRTALERLKNVVTRTAAQWQPASPDESFEIVRRRLFDPVPPERAKVRDGVVRAFSGMYRDGSGEFPSGVGEVDYRKRMELSYPIHPVLFDRLFGDWSALDKFQRTRGVLRLMALAISQLWQRGDQSLLIMPANLPMDSGTLVSEMKKYLEEGWDPVIKSDVDGPNSLPLRIDNDTPHFGRLSAARRAARTVYMGSAPRPDAKRGVDLRSVVLGCTQPGEPPGQFADALKRLSGEATHLYVDGNQYWYSLQPNVTRMAADRAASNYTDRDADDEAKRRLNRQRDRGSFAAVQVFADAPGDVPDNDDGVRLVVLAPDATHSTGDENSPAVALAERILAQREGGPRLNRNMLVFTAAAANRLGELRAAARSHLAWCSIVDDSASLDLTAHQASQARTKQSDTSQQVDALIAETFTQVLIPTQKPGTPGVDWQTARASTDGDIGARVSRKLASSEELIARLGGVRVRMDVDRYDLWSGRGDISVRELWQTYARYPYMARLSSFDVLTHAISDGTANMNWTQDTFAYAEDHDGEKWVGIQKAQHVAASPGGLLIYPDFVPTPAPPADEDEPSAEGENGDAGELGGADATRPEEPGPATPRATQFYAQFDLDPVRGIKQLGQILEHVSARLGSDLELSLELRANKPDGYDDATQRIVSENATNLGAEASEFE
- a CDS encoding YHYH protein is translated as MFAVAGLLAGAGCAAASGAPGTGERGAGGPLLSAWLVPAEALPAASVEAPERWWRRNHHFDLLEDHEPADTSDFIALEGTPEPPAPTEVAVRATAVEVLRAGDGPLVAVKVADEAGGRDVVAGLFPLEPSPASAPVATGPAPIGLWVTGAPILGWSGGGSYRGEGAWHNVAPGAVSDDGFSCAGPAADESAPHVYPECLALHLGDDSARHSPVYGFAADGYPVHGPWADLELLARSSWRLRDYDTVGSATGCADAGRRTCLLSHPLDPGAGTVPAPAPGPDTADVPAGAFFEDYWFDISLDDGAPHALDAFNGHSHDDLGYHYHITRIQNGDGSFTDVFPYIVGPWFRGELRPGDPHAGGPRLPEGAATSASPAIDEPAEPPSPTPGPPALCVPRVTVCD
- a CDS encoding CocE/NonD family hydrolase codes for the protein MTESALPADEQTFSEVRDGMRVDWDVPIPMDDGLVLRADVYRPDDDGRYPVLASYGPYAKGLAFQEGYPSAWNRMAEEHPDVVAGSTNKYQNWEVCDPEKWVPDGYVCLRIDARGCGRSPGYIDHFSPRETQDLYDCIEWAAVQPWSDGKIGLSGVSYYAMNQWSVASRQPPHLVAMIPWEGAAEWYRDSTHHGGIVSTFWDNWYDMQVKTVQHGLGTRGSTNPNTGELVSGPPTLSEEELAANRCAFGGDIIEHAFDDDYHADRSPVWDKVVVPFLSSANWGGQGLHPRGNFEAYTRSASPQRWLEVHGIEHWTEYYTDYGVRLQKRFFGHFLKGTDTGWESQPRVLLQVRHMDRFVERAEEDWPIPRTDWRRMYLHANGQLRVNPCAKTETLSYEATGDGLTFLTAPTTEETEITGPLAAKLFVSSSTVDADLFVVFRVFDPDGDEVTFMGAVDPHTPIAQGWLRASHRKLDPELSLPWRPYHTHAEADHQPLVPGEIYELDIEIWPTCIVVPPGYRIGFSVRGRDYEYGGDTSGLMLSNFKNELRGCGPFLHNDPRDRPPEIFENEVTLHFSPEHRNHVLVPVIPPA
- a CDS encoding glucose 1-dehydrogenase is translated as MGRDSQARRFEDRVVIITGAAGGIGRAAARRFASEGASVVAVDLASSDLQATAAAVAAEGGEVTTVTADVRSDGDVAAYVAATLDTHGRVDALFNNAGVEGPIASLVDCPADGFDHVMDVNVRGVWLGIKHAGPAIATSGGGAIVNTASRLGTVGLATMGAYVASKHAVIGLTRTAALEFAPLDVRVNAVAPAPVDTRMIRSIEQGMNPDDPVAVREIIASQVPLARYCRPDEVAAVAAFLCSDDAAYMTGTVVPIDGGSQAAG
- a CDS encoding class II aldolase/adducin family protein; the protein is MNSEIERLKAEVSATARMMAAARLVEGFGHASARLDGGGFLMTSTSPLLAHTAEEILTVDDEGEAIDAPAGKPLEIVIHAGIYRARPDVGAVCRGHGAAMAAWGVRGEPVPLLHGMGGLAGETVPVHHDLALITTLESGDRMAATLGGNKSMLLLANGGVATGADLLEAATRLWYLEERCRVAVEAGPVERPEGAWPERLGSSAPELVRAKAWFAARFGDG
- a CDS encoding Uma2 family endonuclease codes for the protein MAELSVLDSQGVRGELIRGVLTEMTPAGQEHGEIVTNLVAALFNFVKPRRLGRLTASDAGVWLERDPDTVREPDIAYFSAERMPPGVRVTGYSEISPDLVVEVASPGDSRREVRDKARMWLSHGVRLVWVVDPDNRTVDVHRPGNPVVALAAGDALDGMDVLPGFSCPVSTVFDT
- a CDS encoding VOC family protein; this translates as MAKLTKLDHGSLCVGDIEKAVWFYGDLLGLEPLPRPDFGFPGAWFDAGGTPVHLTTGGFTRNDAAELRPNDGHLAFLVDDLEEMTDELTEADVEWWELPNSPAADRQIFFRDPWGNMIEITRY